The stretch of DNA CGCGGCGTGGCCGGCACCTGGAAGGACCTCACCGACAGCGTCAACTCGATGGCCGGCAACCTGACCGGCCAGGTGCGGAACATCGCCGAGGTGACCACGGCGGTCGCCAACGGCGACCTCTCCAAGAAGATCACGGTGGACGTCAAGGGCGAGTTCTTCGAGCTGAAGAACACGATCAACACGATGGTGGATCAGCTGCGGTCCTTCGGCTCGGAGGTGACCCGCGTCGCCCGCGAGGTCGGCACCGAAGGGCGCCTGGGCGGTCAGGCGCGCGTCGAAGGGGTCTCGGGCACCTGGAAGGACCTCACCGACAACGTCAACTTCATGGCCAGCAACCTCACCAGCCAGGTCCGCAACATCGCCGACGTCACCAAGGCCGTCGCCGCCGGCGACCTGTCCAAGAAGATCACGGTCGAGGTCAAGGGCGAGATCCTGGAGCTGAAGAACACGGTCAACACCATGGTGGACCAGCTCAGCTCCTTCGCGGCCGAGGTCACCCGCGTCGCCCGCGAGGTCGGCACCGAGGGCAAGCTGGGCGGCCAGGCGCAGGTGCAGGACGTGTCGGGCACGTGGCGCGGCCTCACCGAGAACGTGAACTTCATGGCCGCCAACCTGACGAGCCAGGTGCGCGGCATCGCCCGGGTGGTCACCGCGGTGGCCAACGGCGACCTCCGGCAGAAGCTGACCGTGGAGGCCAAGGGCGAGATCGCGGAGCTGTCGAGCACCATCAACAGCATGATCGACACGCTGGCCACCTTCGCGGACCAGGTCACCACGGTGGCCCGCGAGGTGGGCGTGGACGGCAAGCTCGGCGGCCAGGCCCGCGTGCCGGGGGCGGCGGGAACGTGGCGGGCGCTCACCGACAACGTGAACCAGCTCGCCGAGAACCTCACCACCCAGGTGCGGGCCATCGCCGAGGTGGCGACCGCGGTGACCAAGGGCGATCTGACCCAGTCGATCAAGGTGGAAGCGCAGGGCGAGGTCGCGGCGCTCAAGGACAACATCAACGAGATGATCCGCAACCTCAAGGACACCACGCTCAAGAACAGCGAGCAGGACTGGCTGAAGACGAACCTCGCCAAGTTCAGCCGCATGCTCCAGGGCCAGAAGGACCTGTTGACGGTGGCCGGCCTCATCCTCTCGGAGCTGGCTCCGGTGGTGAAGGCGCAGCACGGCGTGTTCTACATCTTCCGCGCCGCCGAGGAGCCGGCCCGGCTGAGCCTGCTCGCCAGCTACGCCCACGGCCGGCTCGGGGAAGCGGTCAGCGAATTCCGCCTGGGCGAAGGCCTGGTCGGCCAGTGTGCGATGGAGCGGCAGAAGATCCTGCTCGACAACGTGCCGCCCGACTACATCCGGATCTCGTCGGGGCTCGGCCACGCGGTGCCGGTGAACATCATCGTGCTGCCCATCCTCTTCGAGGGCCAGATCAAGGCGGTGCTCGAGCTGGCCTCCTTCGAGCGCTTCACCGCGAGCGACCAGGCCCTGCTCGATCAGCTCACCGAGAGCATCGGGATCGTCATCAACACCATCGAGGCCAACATGCGGACCGAGGGCCTGCTCCGGCAGTCCCAGTCGCTGGCCGCCGAGCTGCAGAGCCGGCAGGAGGAGCTGCAGAACACCAACCACGAGCTGCAGGACAAGGCGCGGCTCCTCGCCCACCAGAACGTCGAGGTCGAGCAGAAGAACCGGGAGGTGGAGCAGGCGCGGAAGGCGCTGGAAGAGAAGGCCGAGCAGCTGGCCCTGACCTCGAAGTACAAGTCCGAGTTCCTCGCCAACATGTCGCACGAGCTGCGGACGCCGCTCAACAGCCTTCTGATCCTCTCCGATCAGCTCTCCCGGAACCCGGACCGGAACCTGTCGCCCAAGCAGACCGAGTTCGCCAAGACCATCCACGCCTCCGGGACCGATCTGCTGATGCTGATCAACGACATCCTGGACCTGTCGAAGATCGAGTCCGGCACGGTGGCGGTCGACGTGAGCGAGCTGCGCCTCACCGACCTGCACAACTACGTGGAGCGCACCTTCCGCCACGTCGCCGAGTCCAAGGGCGTGGCCTTCTCGGTCCATCTCGACCCGGACGTGCCGCGGACCATGGTGACCGACGCCAAGCGGCTGCAGCAGGTGATCAAGAACCTCCTGTCCAACGCCTTCAAGTTCACGCGGCGTGGCCAGGTGTCGCTCGAGATCAAGGCGATCGCACCGGACGCCTTCCGCGACGACCAGAGCCTGCGCAAGGCCGACTCGGTGCTGGGCTTCGTGGTCGCCGACACCGGGATCGGCATCCCACTCGAGAAGCAGCAGATCATCTTCGAGGCCTTCCAGCAGGCCGACGGCAGCACGAGCCGCAAGTACGGCGGCACCGGCCTGGGGCTGGCGATCAGCCGCGAGATCGCGCGGCTGCTCGGCGGCGAGATCCAGCTGGTGAGCGCGGTCGGGCGCGGCAGCACCTTCAGCCTGTACCTGCCGCAGACCTTCGCCCAGCCCGCCACCGCGCGCGCGGTCCCGGGCGCGAGCGCGGGCGCGATGGCTCCGCCCGCCGTCGACGCCGAGGACGAGGAGGAGCCGACCCGGGCCCCGGTCGGGGAGATCGCCGACGACCGGCACGCCCTCGAGCCCGGCGACCGCTCGCTCCTGATCGTGGAGAACGACACCACGTTCGCGCGTCTCCTGGTCGACGTGGCGCGGGAGGCCGGGTTCAAGGTGCTCGTCGCCTCGTTCGGGTCCACCGCCCTGGCCCTCGTGCGTCAGTACCAGCCCTCCGCCATCACCCTCGACATCTCCCTGCCCGACATGGAAGGCTGGCGAGTGCTGGAGCGCTTGAAGGGTGACTTCGAGACGCGTCACGTGCCGGTCACCGTCATCACCACCGGTGAGGACCTCCGACGCGCGCGCGCCCTGGGCGCCTTCGCCGCGCTCGGCAAGCCGGTGAAGACGCGCGACGTCCTGCGCGAGACGCTCGACGATCTGATGAGCATCGTGGCGCGGCCGCAGCGGGAGCTGGTCGTCGTCCATCCCGAGGAGACGGAGCGGCTGGCCCTGACGCGGCTGCTCGCCTCGGACGACGTGCGGGTCGAGCCGCTGCCGAGCCTGTCCGCCCTGAAGGGGCAGCTGGACGGCCGTCGGATCGACGCGGTGGTGCTGGGGATGGGCGCGGAAGAGGACGCGCTCGAGATGATCGGCAACGGCGACGGCGCCGCCCTGCGCGCGATCCCCCTCATCGCCTACGGCCCGTCGGACTGGACGGCCCGGCTCGAGGCGCAGCTGAAGTCGCGCGGCAGCGACGTGATCCTGATCTCGACCAGCTCCCAGGAGCGGCTCGTCGACCAGTGCATGCTGCGCCTGCACCGGCCGACGTGGACGCTGTCGGACGGCCATCGCCATATGCTGGACCGTCTGCACCACGGAGCGCAGACCCTCGTGGACCGGCGCGTGCTGATCGTGGACGACGACATCCGCAACATCTTCGCCCTCACCAGCATCCTCGAGCGCTACGAGATGGACATCATCTCGGCCGAGACCGGCCGCGGGGGGATCGATCTGCTCGACAAGCACTCGGACGTGGAGATCGTGCTCATGGACGTGATGATGCCGGAGATGGACGGCTTCGAGACCATGCGGGCCATCCGGCAGGACGCGCGGTTCCGGACCCTGCCGATCATCGCGGTCACCGCCAAGGCCATGAAGGGCGATCGCGAGCGGTGCATCGAGGCCGGCGCGTCGGACTACCTGGCCAAGCCGGTCGACTCCGAGGAGCTGGTGGCCAAGATGCGGGACTGGCTGGCGCGGTAGGCCGCCCGCATGCGCCCGTCGCCCGTGAAGACCGGCCCCGGGACCAGCTTGCCCGTCAACATCCTGGTCGTCGACGACGTGCCCGCCAAGCTCCTCGCCATGGAGGCCCTGCTCTCCGAGCTGCGCGAGAACGTGGTGTGCGTGCACTCGGGGGCCGACGCCCTCCGCCAGCTGCTCGAGCGGGAGTTCGCGGTGATCCTGCTCGACGTCAACATGCCGGACATGGACGGCTTCGAGACCGCGGAGCTGATCCGGCAGCACCCCCGCCTGCGCCGCGTGCCGATCATCTTCATGACCGCGGCCAGCGACGACACCCACGCCCTGCGCGGCTATTCGCTCGGCGCGGTTGACTACGTGCTGACCCCGGTGGTGCCCGACGTGCTGCGCACCAAGGTGCGCGTGTTCGTCGAGCTGTTCCGCATGGCCGCCGAGCTGCGGCAGCAGGCCGAGGAGCGGGTGACCCTCGCCCGCGAGCAGGCCGGTCGCGCCGCGGCCGAGGAGGCGGCGCGGCGCTCGGCCCTGCTGGCCGACGCGGGCAAGCACATCGCCCGCTCGCTCAATCTGGAGGCCACCGCGAAGACGGTCCTGGATCTGCTCGTGCCCGACCTCGCCGACTCCGCGACGCTGCGCCTGCGGCGACACGGCAGCGACACCGTCTACGCGCGCCACCGCCACCGGGCCGACGCGGCCGGCGAGGCGTCGCCCCCCGCGACGCGGGACGCCCCGGCCGGGGTCGAAGCCACGGCCGCGCCATCACCCGCCGTGCTCCAGGCGATGGACGCCGCCGCCGCCACGCTCGGCCGCCAGCCGATCGTCGACCGCGCGGGCGGCGCGGAGTCCGTTCGCGGGGTGGCGTGCCCGCTCTTCGCGCGAGGCGCGCTGCTGGGCGTGCTGGCGGTCGTGCATGCGCCGGCCGGCGGTCGCGTCTACGACGCCGCCTCGGTCGCCCTGATCGAGGAGATGGCGGGCCGCGCGGCCATCGCGCTGGACAACTGTCTCCTCTACCGCGAGATCGAGGAGCGCGACATCCGCAAGGAGCAGTTCGTCGCGATGCTCGCCCACGAGCTGCGCAACCCGCTGGGGGCGATCACCTCGGCGGTCGCGGTCATGGAGATGGTGGGCGGCGATGCGGGAGACCGGGCGCGCGAGATCATCAAGCGACAGCTCCACGGTCTGGCCCAGCTCGTCGAGGACCTGGTGGACACGACCCGGATCACCACCGGGAAGATCAGGCTCACCCGCTCGCCGATCAACCTGGCCGAGAGCGTGACCCGCTGTCTCCGGACGATCGAGATCGCCGGCCGCACACAGGGCCATCACGTCGCGGTGGACGCTCAGGAGGCCTGGATCCACGCGGACTCCGCGCGGATCGACCAGGTGCTCGCCAACCTGATCGGCAACGCGCTGAAGTACACGCCGGCCGGCGGGCACATCACCGTCCGGGTGCGCGCCGTCGACGACCGCGCGGTGTGCGAGGTCACCGATACCGGCCTCGGCATGTCCCCCGAGGTGCTCCAGCGGGCGTTCGAGCTCTTTTACCAGGAGGAGCGGTCGTCCGATCGCGGACGCGGCGGTCTCGGCATCGGCCTCACCCTCGTGCGCCAGCTGGTCGAGCTGCACGGCGGGACCGTGGACGCCACCAGTGACGGGGAGGGACGCGGCAGCCGGTTCACGATCCGGCTGCCCCTGAGCGTGCCGGGCGGCCCGACCGAGACCGGCCCGGCCGCGGCGCCCGCCGACAGCGCCCGCTGGCGCATCCTGCTGGTGGAGGACAACGGCGACGCCCGGCAGATGCTCCAGATGCTGCTCATCCTGGCCGGGCACGAGGTCGACTCCGCGGCCAACGGCGTCACCGGTCTGGAGCAGGCGATCCGCAACCGGCCCGACGTCGTGGTGATCGATCTGGGACTGCCCGAGCTCGACGGCTACGAGGTCGCGCGCCGGCTGCGCGCCGAAGGGGCGGCCGTCGGCCTCGTCGCCCTGACCGGATACGGCCAGCCCGGTGACCGCGAGAAGGCGCTCGCCGCCGGCTTCGACGCCCACGTGGTCAAGCCGGTCGACCCCGCTCACCTCACCGACGTGATCGCCTCGGTGCTCCTGAGGCGGCGCGAGCCGCCGCGGAGCGAGACCGCCGGCGCGGGCGACCTACCGGTGAAAGACGGGCGCCCGCTTCTCGGCGAAGGCGCGTAGTCCCTCGGCGGGGTCGGCGCCGCGCATGTGCTCGGCGGCCAGGCGCCGCTCCAGCGCGAGGCCTTCCGGGAGCGTGAGGTCGAGCCCCTGGTCCACGAGCCGCTTGGCGACGCGGCTGGCTGCGACGCTCTTGCCGGCCAGCTCGCGCGCGAGGGCCAGCACGGCCTCCTCGAGCTGACCGGCCGTCGCCACGCGGTTGACGAGCCCCCAGGCCAGGGCTTGCGGCGCCTCCACCCACCCGCCCAGCAGCATCAGCTCCTTGGCGCGCCGAGCGCCGATCAGCCGAGGCAGCCGCTGGCTCCCGCCGCCGCCCGCGATCAGGCCGAAGTTGGCGTGCTGGTCGCCGAGCCGCGCCGTCTCGTCCATGACGACCAGGTCGGCGACGAGCAGCAGCTCGAGGCCTCCGGCCAGGGCCAGACCGTGCACCCCCGCCACCAGCGGCACCGGCAGCGCCTCGATCCGGTCGAACACGCGATGCCAGAGGCTCATGAACGCGCTCCAGCGCTCAGGATCGCCGACCGTCTCGCGCACCGCGCGGAGATCGGCGCCGGCGCAGAAGGCGCGCCCCGCCGCGGTCAGCGTGGCCGCGCGCACCGCCGGGTCATCCTCGATGGTGGCGCACACGCGATCGAGGTCTCCGAGCAGCGCGGGTGAGATGGCGTTCAGCTGCGCGGGCCGGTTCAGGAC from Candidatus Methylomirabilota bacterium encodes:
- a CDS encoding HAMP domain-containing protein, translated to MAEIDSPQLLTALQALRRGDFSARLPVDWTGVGGRIADTFNEIVALTEHLASELARLNRAVGKQGRISQRATLTGMSGGWLECGVAVNSLIDDLVSPTHEMARVIGAVAKGDLSQSMRLERDGVRLEGEFKRTATTVNSMVAQLGSFASEVTRVVREVGTEGKLGGRANVRGVAGTWKDLTDSVNSMAGNLTGQVRNIAEVTTAVANGDLSKKITVDVKGEFFELKNTINTMVDQLRSFGSEVTRVAREVGTEGRLGGQARVEGVSGTWKDLTDNVNFMASNLTSQVRNIADVTKAVAAGDLSKKITVEVKGEILELKNTVNTMVDQLSSFAAEVTRVAREVGTEGKLGGQAQVQDVSGTWRGLTENVNFMAANLTSQVRGIARVVTAVANGDLRQKLTVEAKGEIAELSSTINSMIDTLATFADQVTTVAREVGVDGKLGGQARVPGAAGTWRALTDNVNQLAENLTTQVRAIAEVATAVTKGDLTQSIKVEAQGEVAALKDNINEMIRNLKDTTLKNSEQDWLKTNLAKFSRMLQGQKDLLTVAGLILSELAPVVKAQHGVFYIFRAAEEPARLSLLASYAHGRLGEAVSEFRLGEGLVGQCAMERQKILLDNVPPDYIRISSGLGHAVPVNIIVLPILFEGQIKAVLELASFERFTASDQALLDQLTESIGIVINTIEANMRTEGLLRQSQSLAAELQSRQEELQNTNHELQDKARLLAHQNVEVEQKNREVEQARKALEEKAEQLALTSKYKSEFLANMSHELRTPLNSLLILSDQLSRNPDRNLSPKQTEFAKTIHASGTDLLMLINDILDLSKIESGTVAVDVSELRLTDLHNYVERTFRHVAESKGVAFSVHLDPDVPRTMVTDAKRLQQVIKNLLSNAFKFTRRGQVSLEIKAIAPDAFRDDQSLRKADSVLGFVVADTGIGIPLEKQQIIFEAFQQADGSTSRKYGGTGLGLAISREIARLLGGEIQLVSAVGRGSTFSLYLPQTFAQPATARAVPGASAGAMAPPAVDAEDEEEPTRAPVGEIADDRHALEPGDRSLLIVENDTTFARLLVDVAREAGFKVLVASFGSTALALVRQYQPSAITLDISLPDMEGWRVLERLKGDFETRHVPVTVITTGEDLRRARALGAFAALGKPVKTRDVLRETLDDLMSIVARPQRELVVVHPEETERLALTRLLASDDVRVEPLPSLSALKGQLDGRRIDAVVLGMGAEEDALEMIGNGDGAALRAIPLIAYGPSDWTARLEAQLKSRGSDVILISTSSQERLVDQCMLRLHRPTWTLSDGHRHMLDRLHHGAQTLVDRRVLIVDDDIRNIFALTSILERYEMDIISAETGRGGIDLLDKHSDVEIVLMDVMMPEMDGFETMRAIRQDARFRTLPIIAVTAKAMKGDRERCIEAGASDYLAKPVDSEELVAKMRDWLAR
- a CDS encoding enoyl-CoA hydratase/isomerase family protein, translated to MDLTTVTYTSGDGIARIVLNRPAQLNAISPALLGDLDRVCATIEDDPAVRAATLTAAGRAFCAGADLRAVRETVGDPERWSAFMSLWHRVFDRIEALPVPLVAGVHGLALAGGLELLLVADLVVMDETARLGDQHANFGLIAGGGGSQRLPRLIGARRAKELMLLGGWVEAPQALAWGLVNRVATAGQLEEAVLALARELAGKSVAASRVAKRLVDQGLDLTLPEGLALERRLAAEHMRGADPAEGLRAFAEKRAPVFHR
- a CDS encoding response regulator — protein: MRPSPVKTGPGTSLPVNILVVDDVPAKLLAMEALLSELRENVVCVHSGADALRQLLEREFAVILLDVNMPDMDGFETAELIRQHPRLRRVPIIFMTAASDDTHALRGYSLGAVDYVLTPVVPDVLRTKVRVFVELFRMAAELRQQAEERVTLAREQAGRAAAEEAARRSALLADAGKHIARSLNLEATAKTVLDLLVPDLADSATLRLRRHGSDTVYARHRHRADAAGEASPPATRDAPAGVEATAAPSPAVLQAMDAAAATLGRQPIVDRAGGAESVRGVACPLFARGALLGVLAVVHAPAGGRVYDAASVALIEEMAGRAAIALDNCLLYREIEERDIRKEQFVAMLAHELRNPLGAITSAVAVMEMVGGDAGDRAREIIKRQLHGLAQLVEDLVDTTRITTGKIRLTRSPINLAESVTRCLRTIEIAGRTQGHHVAVDAQEAWIHADSARIDQVLANLIGNALKYTPAGGHITVRVRAVDDRAVCEVTDTGLGMSPEVLQRAFELFYQEERSSDRGRGGLGIGLTLVRQLVELHGGTVDATSDGEGRGSRFTIRLPLSVPGGPTETGPAAAPADSARWRILLVEDNGDARQMLQMLLILAGHEVDSAANGVTGLEQAIRNRPDVVVIDLGLPELDGYEVARRLRAEGAAVGLVALTGYGQPGDREKALAAGFDAHVVKPVDPAHLTDVIASVLLRRREPPRSETAGAGDLPVKDGRPLLGEGA